One genomic window of Pseudomonas aeruginosa includes the following:
- a CDS encoding YicC/YloC family endoribonuclease has product MVHSMTAFARVEQAGTHGTLSWELRSVNHRYLEPHLRLPDAFRDLEGAVREALRQGLSRGKVECTLRFAEETAGKSLQVDQERARQLVAAAEGVAALIRQPAPLDPLAVLAWPGVLVADSADPQALNAAALEAFGQALEQLKAGRSREGLELAKLLNDRLDAMLVEVGNLRELVPTMLANQRQKILDRFAELKAELDPQRLEQELVLLAQKSDVAEELDRLATHVGEVRRVLKAGGAAGRRLDFLMQELNREANTLGSKAFDPRSTQAAVNLKVLIEQMREQVQNIE; this is encoded by the coding sequence ATGGTGCACAGCATGACCGCCTTCGCCCGCGTCGAGCAGGCCGGTACCCACGGCACCCTGAGCTGGGAGCTGCGCTCGGTCAACCACCGTTACCTGGAGCCCCACCTGCGCCTGCCCGACGCCTTCCGCGACCTCGAAGGCGCGGTGCGCGAGGCGCTGCGCCAGGGCCTGTCGCGTGGCAAGGTGGAATGCACCCTGCGCTTCGCCGAGGAAACCGCCGGCAAGAGCCTGCAGGTCGACCAGGAGCGCGCCCGCCAACTGGTCGCCGCCGCCGAAGGCGTAGCCGCCCTGATCCGCCAGCCGGCGCCGCTCGATCCGCTCGCCGTGCTGGCCTGGCCCGGCGTACTGGTGGCCGACTCGGCCGATCCGCAGGCGCTCAACGCCGCCGCCCTGGAAGCCTTCGGCCAGGCCCTGGAGCAACTCAAGGCCGGCCGCTCGCGCGAAGGCCTGGAGCTGGCGAAGCTGCTCAACGATCGGCTCGACGCGATGCTGGTGGAAGTCGGCAACCTGCGCGAACTGGTGCCGACCATGCTGGCCAACCAGCGGCAGAAGATCCTCGACCGCTTCGCCGAACTCAAGGCCGAACTCGATCCGCAGCGCCTGGAGCAGGAACTGGTCCTGCTGGCGCAGAAGAGCGATGTCGCCGAGGAGCTGGACCGCCTCGCCACCCACGTCGGCGAGGTCCGCCGGGTCCTCAAGGCCGGCGGCGCCGCCGGTCGGCGCCTGGACTTCCTGATGCAGGAACTCAACCGGGAAGCCAACACTCTAGGCTCCAAGGCGTTCGACCCGCGCTCGACCCAGGCGGCGGTCAACCTCAAGGTCCTGATCGAGCAGATGCGCGAGCAGGTCCAGAACATCGAATGA
- the gmk gene encoding guanylate kinase, translating to MSGTLYIVSAPSGAGKTSLVKAMLDAAPEVRVSVSHTTRGMRPGEVDGVNYHFTSREEFLAMLERNEFLEHAEVFGNLYGTSQRWVEKTLAEGLDLILEIDWQGAQQVRRLMPEAQSIFILPPSQEALRQRLTNRGQDSDEVIERRMREAVSEMSHYVEYDHLVINDDFAHALDDLKAIFRARQLRQDAQQQRHAELLGRLLA from the coding sequence ATGTCCGGCACCCTGTACATCGTTTCCGCTCCCTCCGGCGCCGGCAAGACCAGCCTGGTGAAGGCCATGCTCGACGCCGCCCCCGAGGTCCGCGTGTCCGTCTCCCATACCACCCGCGGCATGCGTCCGGGCGAGGTGGACGGGGTCAACTACCACTTCACCAGCCGCGAGGAATTCCTCGCCATGCTCGAGCGCAACGAGTTCCTCGAGCATGCCGAAGTCTTCGGCAACCTCTACGGCACCTCGCAGCGCTGGGTCGAGAAAACCCTCGCCGAAGGCCTCGACCTGATCCTCGAGATCGACTGGCAGGGCGCCCAGCAGGTGCGCCGGCTGATGCCCGAGGCCCAATCGATCTTCATCCTCCCGCCGAGCCAGGAAGCCCTGCGCCAGCGCCTGACCAACCGCGGCCAGGACAGCGACGAGGTGATCGAGCGGCGCATGCGCGAAGCCGTCAGCGAAATGAGCCACTACGTGGAGTACGATCACCTGGTGATCAACGACGATTTCGCCCACGCCCTGGACGACCTCAAGGCGATCTTCCGCGCCCGCCAGTTGCGCCAGGACGCCCAGCAGCAACGCCACGCCGAACTGCTCGGTCGTCTGCTCGCCTAA
- the rpoZ gene encoding DNA-directed RNA polymerase subunit omega: MARVTVEDCLDNVDNRFELVMLATKRARQLATGGKEPKVAWENDKPTVVALREIASGLVDENVVQQEDIVEDEPLFAAFDDEANTEAL; encoded by the coding sequence ATGGCCCGCGTCACCGTTGAAGACTGCCTGGACAACGTCGATAACCGTTTCGAGCTGGTCATGCTCGCCACCAAGCGCGCCCGTCAGCTGGCTACCGGCGGCAAGGAGCCGAAAGTGGCCTGGGAAAACGACAAGCCGACCGTCGTCGCCCTGCGCGAGATCGCTTCCGGCCTGGTCGATGAGAACGTCGTCCAGCAGGAAGACATCGTCGAGGACGAACCGCTGTTCGCAGCGTTCGACGACGAGGCCAACACCGAGGCCCTGTAA